From a region of the Osmia lignaria lignaria isolate PbOS001 chromosome 1, iyOsmLign1, whole genome shotgun sequence genome:
- the LOC117606091 gene encoding protein FAM8A1 isoform X1, translated as MSICLSRNSNMVNDKNDDTKVEKSNEDENQSKMTAAEERSEYFKNLEKWLHEAYAWQSVAAMFPYYLMSGQIINPTSGVPPFPSQIPNVTNPHRLIIDTNSQENDQLRQRRAQDTVGPPFQPPGAEGFEYRIPPIWKRFAAELIDSTMLFLLKLCITFIAIDVFDFIDIDELDLVRANFRIDYKMALEMTYGILILDIIHRLIVCIFEAFWLQHGVNGRIGGTTPGKSMMGLRVVQCRSVTPVDRPDDPDVVIVSPGTDLGLPLAFGRSVVKNMILAFLFPLCFALYFFRFNRTVYDLICNSIVVEDPYRNLNNNRLHQQ; from the exons ATGAGTATCTGTTTGTCGAG aAACAGCAATATGGTGAATGATAAAAACGATGATACAAAAGTTGAAAAATCCAACGAGGATGAGAATCAGTCAAAAATGACAGCTGCAGAAGAACGGtcggaatattttaaaaatctagAGAAATGGTTACATGAAGCTTATGCTTGGCAGAGCGTAGCTGCAATGTTTCCATACTATTTAATGTCTGGTCAAATAATAAACCCAACATCTG gTGTACCACCATTCCCATCACAAATACCAAATGTGACAAATCCGCATAGGTTAATCATTGATACAAACAGTCAGGAGAATGATCAACTCAGGCAAAGAAGAGCCCAAGATACTGTAGGACCTCCATTCCAACCTCCTGGAGCTGAAG gtTTTGAATATCGTATACCTCCAATATGGAAAAGATTTGCTGCAGAGCTTATAGATTCAACAATGCTGTTTCTGTTAAAATTATGCATTACTTTTATTGCAATTGATGTTTTTGATTTCAT AGATATAGATGAACTAGATTTGGTAAGAGCAAATTTTCGTATTGATTACAAAATGGCTTTAGAAATGACatatggaatattaatattagacaTAATTCATCGTTTGATCGTGTGTATTTTCGAG GCATTCTGGCTCCAGCATGGCGTGAATGGCCGTATCGGTGGTACAACACCAGGAAAGTCTATGATGGGATTACGAGTTGTTCAGTGCCGAAGTGTTACACCCGTTGATCGACCTGATGATCCTGATGTTGTAATTGTTTCACCAGGAACAGATTTAGGCTTGCCACTTGCGTTTGGCCGATCGGTGGTAAAAAATATGATCCTAGCATTTTTATTTCCACTGTGCTTTGCATTATATTTCTTTAGATTTAATAGGACCGTTTATGATCTTATTTGCAATTCTATCGTGGTAGAAGACCCCtacagaaatttaaataataatagacTCCATCAGCAGTAA
- the LOC117606091 gene encoding protein FAM8A1 isoform X2, which produces MVNDKNDDTKVEKSNEDENQSKMTAAEERSEYFKNLEKWLHEAYAWQSVAAMFPYYLMSGQIINPTSGVPPFPSQIPNVTNPHRLIIDTNSQENDQLRQRRAQDTVGPPFQPPGAEGFEYRIPPIWKRFAAELIDSTMLFLLKLCITFIAIDVFDFIDIDELDLVRANFRIDYKMALEMTYGILILDIIHRLIVCIFEAFWLQHGVNGRIGGTTPGKSMMGLRVVQCRSVTPVDRPDDPDVVIVSPGTDLGLPLAFGRSVVKNMILAFLFPLCFALYFFRFNRTVYDLICNSIVVEDPYRNLNNNRLHQQ; this is translated from the exons ATGGTGAATGATAAAAACGATGATACAAAAGTTGAAAAATCCAACGAGGATGAGAATCAGTCAAAAATGACAGCTGCAGAAGAACGGtcggaatattttaaaaatctagAGAAATGGTTACATGAAGCTTATGCTTGGCAGAGCGTAGCTGCAATGTTTCCATACTATTTAATGTCTGGTCAAATAATAAACCCAACATCTG gTGTACCACCATTCCCATCACAAATACCAAATGTGACAAATCCGCATAGGTTAATCATTGATACAAACAGTCAGGAGAATGATCAACTCAGGCAAAGAAGAGCCCAAGATACTGTAGGACCTCCATTCCAACCTCCTGGAGCTGAAG gtTTTGAATATCGTATACCTCCAATATGGAAAAGATTTGCTGCAGAGCTTATAGATTCAACAATGCTGTTTCTGTTAAAATTATGCATTACTTTTATTGCAATTGATGTTTTTGATTTCAT AGATATAGATGAACTAGATTTGGTAAGAGCAAATTTTCGTATTGATTACAAAATGGCTTTAGAAATGACatatggaatattaatattagacaTAATTCATCGTTTGATCGTGTGTATTTTCGAG GCATTCTGGCTCCAGCATGGCGTGAATGGCCGTATCGGTGGTACAACACCAGGAAAGTCTATGATGGGATTACGAGTTGTTCAGTGCCGAAGTGTTACACCCGTTGATCGACCTGATGATCCTGATGTTGTAATTGTTTCACCAGGAACAGATTTAGGCTTGCCACTTGCGTTTGGCCGATCGGTGGTAAAAAATATGATCCTAGCATTTTTATTTCCACTGTGCTTTGCATTATATTTCTTTAGATTTAATAGGACCGTTTATGATCTTATTTGCAATTCTATCGTGGTAGAAGACCCCtacagaaatttaaataataatagacTCCATCAGCAGTAA
- the Rab6 gene encoding RAS oncogene family member Rab6 isoform X2 yields MSSSGDFGNPLRKFKLVFLGEQSVGKTSLITRFMYDSFDNTYQATIGIDFLSKTMYLEDRTVRLQLWDTAGQERFRSLIPSYIRDSTVAVVVYDITNPNSFHQTSKWIDDVRTERGSDVIIMLVGNKTDLSDKRQVSMEEGERKAKELNVMFIETSAKAGYNVKQLFRRVAAALPGMDSTENKPPEDMQEVVLKDTPIELKASESSCAC; encoded by the exons ATGTCGTCTTCGGGTGATTTTGGAAACCCGTTGCGTAAATTCAAGCTTGTCTTTCTCGGTGAACAGAGCG TtggaaaaacgtctcttatcacaCGGTTTATGTATGACAGCTTTGACAACACTTATCAG GCTACAATAGGTATAGATTTTTTAAGCAAAACTATGTATCTGGAGGATAGAACTGTAAGATTACAGCTGTGGGACACTGCTGGCCAAGAACGGTTTAGATCTTTGATACCTAGTTATATCAGAGATTCCACAGTAGCAGTTGTTGTATATGATATTACTA ATCCAAATTCATTTCATCAAACATCAAAATGGATTGATGATGTACGGACTGAAAGAGGAAGTGATGTAATTATTATGTTAGTCGGTAATAAGACAGATTTGAGTGATAAAAGACAAGTATCTATGGAAGAAGGAGAACGAAAAGCTAAAGAATTAAATGTAATGTTTATTGAAACTAGTGCTAAAGCTGGATATAATGTGAAACAG CTGTTTAGAAGAGTAGCAGCAGCTTTACCAGGCATGGATTCCACTGAAAATAAACCTCCTGAAGACA TGCAAGAAGTAGTTCTCAAGGATACACCAATTGAACTGAAAGCATCGGAGAGCAGTTGTGCATGTTAA
- the Rab6 gene encoding RAS oncogene family member Rab6 isoform X1, which produces MSSSGDFGNPLRKFKLVFLGEQSVGKTSLITRFMYDSFDNTYQATIGIDFLSKTMYLEDRTVRLQLWDTAGQERFRSLIPSYIRDSTVAVVVYDITNPNSFHQTSKWIDDVRTERGSDVIIMLVGNKTDLSDKRQVSMEEGERKAKELNVMFIETSAKAGYNVKQLFRRVAAALPGMDSTENKPPEDTVDLQNQSPMQNGSESEGESGCIC; this is translated from the exons ATGTCGTCTTCGGGTGATTTTGGAAACCCGTTGCGTAAATTCAAGCTTGTCTTTCTCGGTGAACAGAGCG TtggaaaaacgtctcttatcacaCGGTTTATGTATGACAGCTTTGACAACACTTATCAG GCTACAATAGGTATAGATTTTTTAAGCAAAACTATGTATCTGGAGGATAGAACTGTAAGATTACAGCTGTGGGACACTGCTGGCCAAGAACGGTTTAGATCTTTGATACCTAGTTATATCAGAGATTCCACAGTAGCAGTTGTTGTATATGATATTACTA ATCCAAATTCATTTCATCAAACATCAAAATGGATTGATGATGTACGGACTGAAAGAGGAAGTGATGTAATTATTATGTTAGTCGGTAATAAGACAGATTTGAGTGATAAAAGACAAGTATCTATGGAAGAAGGAGAACGAAAAGCTAAAGAATTAAATGTAATGTTTATTGAAACTAGTGCTAAAGCTGGATATAATGTGAAACAG CTGTTTAGAAGAGTAGCAGCAGCTTTACCAGGCATGGATTCCACTGAAAATAAACCTCCTGAAGACA CTGTCGATTTGCAGAATCAATCACCGATGCAGAACGGCTCCGAGTCGGAGGGAGAGAGCGGCTGTATTTGCTAG